The uncultured Pseudodesulfovibrio sp. genome includes a region encoding these proteins:
- a CDS encoding CPBP family glutamic-type intramembrane protease → MSDAAPIPNDSAHQPFRPGPVLVFVLVTFAATWGVEGALIAGGLRFDNLVGQSAPALWLMGVMWIPGLTALLVTLFMERATLRGLIPALSLRMGSVGPYFLGIILIPLAYAIMYGLTWGAGLSGFDPNMTSLSALSGTTITQETALQVMLPLSAVLGPLINFAFGMGEELGWRGFLLPRLMPLGKPAAYLLLGLIWGLWHAPLIWAGLNYAGQPIEGILMMCLVCLAFGAFLNEMTLHYRSSILAGFLHGAANAQGYGIWAWMFPDAHPLLGGAMGLTGVLTWTALTCLTIVLLRRLRRD, encoded by the coding sequence ATGTCTGATGCCGCTCCCATACCCAACGACAGCGCGCATCAACCGTTCCGCCCCGGCCCGGTCCTGGTTTTCGTCCTGGTCACGTTCGCGGCCACATGGGGAGTGGAAGGCGCGCTCATCGCCGGCGGCCTGCGATTCGACAATCTGGTTGGCCAATCCGCACCCGCCCTGTGGCTCATGGGCGTCATGTGGATTCCCGGGCTGACAGCGCTCCTCGTAACCCTGTTTATGGAACGAGCCACCCTGCGAGGCCTGATCCCGGCCCTCTCACTGCGCATGGGGTCCGTGGGGCCATATTTTTTGGGGATCATTCTCATCCCTCTGGCTTATGCAATCATGTACGGCCTCACCTGGGGTGCCGGTCTGTCCGGTTTCGACCCCAATATGACATCACTATCAGCCCTTTCAGGCACAACCATCACGCAGGAAACGGCGCTCCAGGTCATGCTGCCCCTGTCCGCAGTGCTCGGGCCGCTGATCAACTTCGCCTTTGGCATGGGCGAGGAACTGGGTTGGCGCGGATTTCTGCTGCCGCGTCTCATGCCGCTGGGCAAGCCCGCCGCGTATCTCCTGCTCGGCCTGATATGGGGACTCTGGCACGCGCCGCTCATCTGGGCCGGGCTCAATTACGCAGGCCAGCCAATTGAAGGCATCCTGATGATGTGCCTGGTCTGCCTCGCCTTCGGCGCGTTCCTCAACGAGATGACCCTGCATTACCGGTCGTCCATCCTGGCCGGATTTCTCCACGGCGCGGCCAACGCCCAGGGCTACGGCATCTGGGCCTGGATGTTCCCCGACGCCCACCCTCTGCTCGGCGGAGCCATGGGCTTGACCGGCGTCCTCACCTGGACCGCACTCACCTGCCTGACCATCGTCTTGCTCCGCAGGCTGCGGCGCGACTAG
- a CDS encoding class II aldolase/adducin family protein: MKALCEKYAAKLAAQGLSSDRGSDAPLVGGLDAELVWNREDSRTEVLSGLFSRLSINSLVFIRPAEPYRTILNFLAARNPAHIRPEDTETRTFLHDIPVCEEFSAEAMAAQLKRRKVIVIPGQGVVACGTVSPEQGFVSVSSAIFSTFVLFFSDYLNRARRVDLDDEYADVFSHVVRLLHEPRTDLPGLATGPFDDEEKVVAAMAEAGRKVVGFGLVDSFFGNISYKLGETIHISQTGSSLDELEGCIDPCPMDGSTTNGLTASSELSAHEDVYRRSDFDCILHGHPKFSVIMSMDCEHDSCPNRGRCHIHCNECRTVEGVPIVPGEVGTGPTGLCHTLPPAMAKNGAAMVHGHGLFTAGNNDFNDPFARLLEIENRCRDLYFERLSQYV; encoded by the coding sequence ATGAAAGCGCTGTGCGAAAAATACGCGGCCAAGCTGGCCGCCCAGGGGTTGTCCTCGGACCGCGGGTCGGACGCGCCGCTGGTGGGCGGTCTGGACGCGGAGCTGGTATGGAATCGCGAGGACTCACGTACGGAGGTACTGTCCGGGCTGTTCTCACGCCTGTCCATAAACTCCCTGGTCTTTATCCGCCCGGCCGAACCGTACCGGACCATTCTGAACTTTCTGGCCGCGCGCAACCCGGCGCACATCCGCCCCGAGGACACCGAGACCCGAACCTTTCTGCACGACATCCCGGTGTGCGAGGAATTCTCAGCCGAGGCCATGGCCGCACAACTCAAGCGACGCAAGGTCATCGTCATCCCTGGCCAGGGTGTGGTCGCCTGCGGCACGGTCTCTCCGGAGCAGGGGTTCGTGTCCGTCTCCTCGGCGATATTCTCCACTTTCGTGCTCTTTTTCTCCGACTACCTGAACCGCGCCCGACGGGTGGATCTGGACGACGAATACGCGGACGTTTTCTCCCATGTGGTTCGCCTCCTGCACGAACCGCGCACGGACCTGCCCGGACTCGCGACCGGCCCCTTCGACGACGAGGAAAAAGTGGTCGCGGCCATGGCCGAAGCAGGCCGCAAGGTTGTTGGCTTCGGCCTGGTCGATTCCTTCTTCGGCAATATTTCCTACAAGTTGGGAGAGACCATCCACATCTCCCAGACTGGCAGTTCTCTCGATGAACTGGAAGGATGCATCGACCCGTGTCCCATGGATGGTTCGACCACCAACGGGCTGACCGCGTCCAGCGAGCTGTCCGCGCACGAGGACGTCTACCGCCGCTCGGACTTTGACTGCATCCTGCACGGCCATCCGAAATTTTCAGTGATCATGTCCATGGATTGCGAGCACGACAGCTGCCCCAATCGGGGACGCTGTCACATCCACTGCAACGAGTGCCGGACCGTGGAAGGCGTGCCTATCGTTCCGGGAGAAGTCGGCACCGGCCCCACCGGTCTGTGCCACACCCTGCCGCCCGCCATGGCCAAGAACGGCGCGGCCATGGTCCACGGACACGGCCTGTTCACAGCGGGCAACAACGATTTCAACGATCCGTTCGCACGGCTGCTGGAAATCGAGAACCGCTGCCGGGATCTCTATTTCGAAAGGTTGTCCCAGTATGTCTGA
- a CDS encoding aldehyde ferredoxin oxidoreductase C-terminal domain-containing protein produces MEAFFGRTGTVLHIDLTTGTATTEHPDQTVYQQFLGGRGLAGHYLHPYADREYTDPELPLLIFTGPLTGTQSPTSGRGTILSRSPLTGTVCDGSIGGGLPSRLKKAGYDGLVITGRAPAPCGIEIDDDNVRVVETALWGKDTDAVLHALEKRLPEDTSLACIGPAAENGSLIATVAVDHRHGGIRGGLGLVWAAKNLKYLTVRGTGEVKVHDPAALAEAGEAIVRLTMASPVLMGGHGFSRRGTGALFDLINSRRMLPTDNFQKTWFDHGAEVNAAALAKLYKPRDHGCLGCHINCRKIALDGRSLPGFETMAHFTANVGNADPEAAMEAADLCGRLGLDPISAASTLACLREITGKDYTDKTLLSTLRAMAEGGDLSAGALHLAQACGRPETAMTVKGLELPAFDPRGGYGLALAYAVSTRGGCHQRAYPISHEVLRKPVATDRFTFSGKARIIKLAEDAIAACDAMNACRLIFLAAGLEEYAKAITAVTGQDWSVQSLLEVGERTTLNERRMNAENGFGVADDDLPERFFTEPGTPGGGVVIPPIDREDFLTARHNYYTVRGLDENGDPTSETLQRLGLDR; encoded by the coding sequence ATGGAAGCATTCTTCGGCCGGACCGGCACGGTCCTCCATATCGACCTGACCACGGGCACGGCCACGACCGAACATCCGGACCAAACCGTCTACCAGCAATTCCTCGGCGGACGGGGGCTGGCCGGGCATTACCTGCATCCCTACGCCGATAGGGAATACACCGATCCCGAACTCCCCCTGCTCATTTTCACCGGTCCGTTGACCGGGACGCAATCGCCCACTTCCGGAAGGGGTACGATCCTGTCGCGCTCGCCACTGACCGGGACCGTGTGCGACGGTTCCATCGGGGGCGGCCTGCCCTCCCGGCTGAAAAAGGCCGGCTACGATGGCCTTGTCATCACCGGACGCGCTCCCGCCCCCTGCGGCATCGAGATCGATGACGACAACGTGCGCGTGGTCGAGACAGCCCTCTGGGGCAAGGACACGGACGCGGTTCTGCACGCGCTGGAAAAGCGGCTCCCCGAGGACACCTCTCTGGCCTGCATCGGTCCGGCTGCCGAAAACGGCTCGCTGATAGCCACCGTGGCCGTGGATCATCGACACGGCGGGATACGCGGCGGGCTGGGGCTGGTCTGGGCTGCCAAAAATCTCAAATACCTGACCGTGCGCGGCACTGGCGAGGTGAAGGTCCACGATCCGGCGGCCCTTGCCGAAGCCGGTGAGGCCATAGTGCGCCTGACCATGGCCTCCCCGGTGCTCATGGGCGGGCATGGTTTCTCCCGCAGGGGTACTGGCGCCCTGTTCGATCTGATCAACTCGCGGCGGATGCTGCCCACGGACAATTTTCAAAAGACGTGGTTCGACCACGGAGCCGAAGTCAATGCCGCGGCCCTGGCCAAGCTGTACAAGCCACGCGACCACGGCTGCCTGGGTTGCCATATCAACTGCCGCAAGATCGCCCTGGACGGGCGCAGTCTGCCCGGTTTCGAAACCATGGCCCATTTCACGGCCAACGTGGGCAACGCAGACCCGGAAGCGGCCATGGAAGCAGCGGATTTGTGCGGCCGACTCGGCCTGGACCCGATATCCGCCGCATCGACACTGGCCTGTCTGCGCGAGATCACCGGCAAGGACTATACGGACAAGACCCTGCTCTCCACCCTTCGCGCCATGGCCGAAGGAGGCGATCTGTCCGCAGGCGCGCTCCATCTGGCCCAGGCTTGCGGCCGTCCGGAAACGGCCATGACGGTCAAGGGGCTGGAACTGCCCGCCTTCGACCCGCGCGGCGGCTACGGACTGGCCCTGGCTTATGCCGTGTCCACCCGGGGCGGCTGCCACCAGCGGGCCTATCCAATAAGCCACGAGGTCCTCAGAAAGCCCGTGGCCACGGACCGGTTCACCTTCAGCGGCAAGGCCCGGATCATCAAGCTGGCCGAGGACGCCATAGCGGCCTGCGACGCCATGAACGCCTGCAGATTGATTTTCCTGGCTGCCGGGCTCGAGGAATATGCCAAGGCGATCACTGCGGTCACCGGCCAGGATTGGTCGGTACAGTCCCTGCTTGAAGTCGGGGAACGGACCACACTGAACGAACGACGCATGAACGCGGAAAACGGCTTCGGCGTCGCTGACGACGATCTGCCCGAACGATTTTTTACCGAACCCGGCACTCCGGGAGGCGGCGTGGTCATTCCGCCCATCGACCGCGAGGATTTTCTGACGGCCCGACACAACTACTACACGGTACGGGGCCTGGATGAAAACGGCGACCCGACTTCGGAAACACTGCAACGACTTGGGCTGGACCGATGA
- a CDS encoding tetratricopeptide repeat protein: MAEKKIDKSRRNFLFGAVRRIRKEDEQPVASTAGGIEVVKAANALYVDGKWEDARLKYKECLEDDKNDPDVRYRLGVCSYKLGMYRQAKLEFERTLRIDQNYQDAFLYLGLTLVRLGRPEKTPGVWSRYFNPSAVKVMRELNLQLGLIETNQPDPDEDIALAVEKAIAESGDAVG, encoded by the coding sequence ATGGCCGAAAAAAAGATCGACAAATCCCGCCGCAACTTTCTGTTCGGGGCGGTTCGCCGCATAAGGAAAGAAGACGAACAGCCCGTGGCCTCCACCGCTGGGGGCATAGAAGTGGTCAAGGCGGCCAATGCGCTCTATGTGGATGGCAAGTGGGAGGACGCGCGCCTCAAGTACAAGGAATGTCTTGAGGATGACAAGAACGATCCGGATGTGCGCTACCGGCTCGGGGTCTGCTCCTATAAGCTCGGCATGTACCGTCAGGCCAAGCTGGAATTCGAACGGACCCTGCGCATCGACCAGAATTATCAGGATGCCTTTCTGTATCTCGGGCTGACTCTGGTCCGCCTGGGGCGGCCGGAAAAGACCCCTGGAGTATGGTCTCGCTATTTCAACCCGTCCGCCGTGAAGGTCATGCGGGAGCTCAACCTGCAATTGGGGCTCATCGAGACCAATCAGCCTGACCCGGACGAGGACATTGCCCTGGCCGTGGAAAAGGCCATTGCCGAATCCGGCGATGCCGTGGGCTGA
- a CDS encoding DUF401 family protein — protein sequence MDSLLVTLAPFLKVLFSFLLMLAGMRFRIGLGLSILVGGVVMGLLFGMGLMPIAKTGVLALTQDKFLFLAAIVGLILILSDAMERSGQSKRLMEALSGSLTSPRLRLVFFPALIGLLPMPGGAVFSAPMIKTVSEDMRISNSDRAVLNYWFRHVWELIWPLYPGIILTLALADLQIIDLVSYTWPATPIMLLTGWIFFLRPGVLGAKDLTVPMPLTTRSKSAALREGLPLLIAIVGAIGLETAIAALAPSIPFEFGVVSALAAAVVCVMVQNTQLGAGFLRQVLTKRSLWSMISVICAIFIFKDILQGAGVVTEMARVAGGDAALFASATFLPFLVGMVAGINVAFVGATFPLLLGVLSSLGMQDQTVPYIVLATFCGFTGVMISPIHICFILTCEYFQCDIGRTWRKVVAPCLVFLAAGMGLFFLYV from the coding sequence ATGGATTCGCTTCTCGTCACGCTCGCTCCCTTTCTCAAGGTCCTCTTTTCCTTTCTGCTCATGCTGGCGGGAATGCGGTTTCGCATCGGGCTGGGGCTCTCCATTCTGGTGGGCGGGGTGGTCATGGGCCTGCTTTTCGGCATGGGGCTTATGCCCATCGCCAAGACCGGCGTGCTGGCCTTGACCCAGGACAAGTTCCTGTTTCTGGCCGCCATCGTCGGCCTCATCCTGATTCTGAGTGATGCCATGGAACGGTCCGGCCAGTCCAAGAGGTTGATGGAAGCCCTTTCCGGTTCCCTGACCAGCCCCAGGCTGCGGCTCGTCTTTTTCCCCGCGCTCATCGGCTTGCTGCCCATGCCCGGCGGTGCGGTTTTTTCCGCGCCCATGATCAAGACCGTGTCCGAGGACATGCGTATCTCAAACTCCGACAGGGCTGTGCTCAATTACTGGTTCCGTCATGTCTGGGAACTTATCTGGCCGTTGTATCCGGGCATCATTTTGACCCTGGCCCTGGCGGATCTCCAGATCATCGACCTTGTCTCCTACACCTGGCCTGCCACGCCGATCATGTTGCTGACCGGGTGGATTTTCTTTCTGCGGCCCGGCGTGCTCGGGGCAAAGGACCTGACCGTGCCCATGCCCCTGACCACTCGCAGCAAGTCCGCCGCGCTTCGCGAGGGGTTGCCCCTGCTCATCGCCATTGTCGGGGCCATCGGGCTGGAGACCGCCATCGCGGCCCTGGCGCCGTCCATCCCCTTCGAGTTCGGTGTGGTCTCCGCCCTTGCCGCCGCCGTTGTCTGCGTCATGGTCCAGAACACCCAGCTCGGGGCCGGATTCCTGCGCCAGGTGCTGACCAAGCGCTCCCTGTGGTCCATGATCTCGGTTATCTGCGCCATCTTCATTTTCAAGGACATCCTTCAGGGCGCGGGCGTGGTCACTGAGATGGCCCGCGTGGCAGGGGGCGACGCGGCCCTGTTCGCCTCGGCCACCTTCCTGCCGTTTCTGGTGGGCATGGTCGCGGGTATCAACGTGGCCTTTGTGGGGGCGACATTCCCGTTGCTTCTCGGCGTGCTTTCCTCGCTGGGCATGCAGGATCAGACCGTTCCATACATTGTTCTGGCCACCTTCTGCGGCTTTACCGGCGTGATGATTTCGCCCATTCACATCTGCTTCATTCTGACCTGCGAGTATTTTCAGTGCGACATAGGCCGGACCTGGCGCAAGGTAGTGGCCCCTTGCCTCGTTTTTCTGGCAGCGGGTATGGGCCTCTTCTTTCTGTATGTTTAA
- a CDS encoding pancreas/duodenum homeobox protein 1, protein MSQYGQIFTEDTLQTIFPPERTEAFFEALFGDAEEGSYDISLAFSGNQGQDLDFELKLLQRPGKCLACNLTYGLPQVFSRHPIININGIADAVAQAAGAPSADWKLGNTREVSRELHVIPLTITLA, encoded by the coding sequence ATGAGCCAATACGGCCAGATATTTACCGAGGACACTTTGCAAACCATTTTCCCGCCCGAACGGACAGAGGCCTTTTTCGAGGCCCTGTTCGGCGATGCCGAGGAAGGCAGCTACGACATCAGCCTCGCCTTTTCCGGCAACCAGGGCCAGGATCTGGATTTCGAACTCAAGCTTCTGCAGCGGCCCGGCAAATGTCTGGCCTGCAATCTGACCTACGGTCTGCCCCAGGTCTTTTCCAGACACCCGATCATCAATATCAACGGCATAGCCGACGCAGTGGCCCAGGCTGCCGGAGCGCCGTCCGCGGACTGGAAGCTGGGCAACACCCGCGAAGTCTCCCGCGAACTTCATGTCATCCCACTGACCATCACGTTAGCCTAA
- a CDS encoding 4Fe-4S binding protein, with translation MKVPFVKQSTRDYYRACRENGMSLFDFIHGYVYGRWCYHYIGLAGDKDPWWRWLWAPLVFIIDRVHPFTETDEHRSGDPNQTKATWSDAYHGKAMPLNEATKLIRLNRPVNTSLPETVLPYTRARDIILGNPEKIVLLDCPCRAGMKNPCTPTDVCLLIGDPFASFMLEHHPDKTRLITADEAVAVVKAEQARGHVSHAFFKDIAIGKFYAICNCCSCCCGAMKAHSMGIPMVCSSGYLAQVDQSLCTKCGTCAQKCQFKAIGFNKEGAFIREDRCMGCGVCTLSCSKDALSLRLAPEKGEPLLVEKLT, from the coding sequence ATGAAAGTACCCTTCGTCAAGCAATCCACACGAGACTATTACCGAGCCTGCCGTGAAAACGGCATGTCCCTCTTCGACTTCATCCACGGCTATGTGTATGGCCGCTGGTGCTACCACTACATAGGCCTGGCCGGAGACAAGGACCCGTGGTGGCGCTGGCTGTGGGCCCCGCTGGTCTTCATCATCGACCGCGTCCATCCGTTCACCGAGACAGACGAGCACCGCTCGGGCGATCCGAATCAGACCAAGGCCACCTGGAGCGACGCCTATCACGGCAAGGCCATGCCTCTCAACGAGGCCACCAAGCTCATACGCCTCAACCGGCCGGTGAACACATCACTGCCCGAAACCGTGCTTCCCTATACGCGAGCGCGCGACATCATCCTGGGCAACCCGGAAAAGATCGTTCTTCTGGACTGTCCCTGCCGCGCGGGCATGAAAAACCCCTGCACGCCCACGGACGTCTGCCTGCTCATCGGCGACCCCTTTGCCTCATTCATGCTGGAACATCACCCGGACAAGACGCGGCTCATCACCGCGGACGAAGCCGTGGCCGTGGTCAAGGCCGAGCAGGCGCGCGGGCATGTTTCCCACGCTTTTTTCAAGGACATCGCCATCGGGAAGTTCTACGCCATATGCAACTGCTGCTCCTGCTGCTGCGGGGCCATGAAGGCGCACTCGATGGGCATCCCCATGGTCTGTTCCTCGGGCTACCTTGCCCAGGTGGACCAGAGCCTGTGCACCAAATGCGGGACCTGCGCCCAGAAGTGCCAGTTCAAGGCCATCGGCTTCAACAAGGAAGGCGCTTTCATCCGCGAGGACCGCTGCATGGGCTGCGGCGTGTGCACCCTGTCCTGCAGCAAGGACGCCCTGTCCTTGCGTCTGGCGCCGGAAAAGGGAGAACCTCTGCTTGTCGAGAAGCTGACGTAG
- a CDS encoding DUF202 domain-containing protein: MTDKSSEDMRTQLAQERNDLARKSCDMAVKRTRLANRRTFLAWCRTALAFMTFGFLLEKVDTFVALQKAAVPERVITELAVLGKFAFVGGPLLVVFAGWRYYTLEKELGFDSGDLYIVPELILFGVIMASAILYLFFL; encoded by the coding sequence ATGACTGACAAGAGTTCCGAGGATATGCGCACTCAATTGGCGCAGGAGCGCAACGACCTGGCGCGCAAGAGCTGTGACATGGCCGTGAAGCGCACCCGGCTGGCCAACCGCCGGACCTTCCTGGCATGGTGCCGAACGGCTCTGGCCTTCATGACCTTCGGGTTCCTGCTCGAGAAGGTCGATACCTTCGTGGCTCTGCAAAAGGCCGCCGTACCCGAACGGGTGATCACGGAACTGGCCGTGCTCGGCAAGTTCGCCTTTGTCGGCGGGCCGCTGTTGGTCGTCTTCGCGGGCTGGCGGTACTATACCCTTGAAAAGGAACTCGGTTTCGACTCCGGCGATCTCTATATTGTGCCGGAACTGATCCTGTTCGGCGTAATCATGGCCAGCGCCATCCTCTACCTCTTTTTTCTGTAA
- a CDS encoding multidrug resistance efflux transporter family protein — MFRIILLGVLAALFFSSTFVLNRAMSLEGGHWVWSASLRYFWMLVMLFGWLAATGKGRLAVDSVRLFVRHWVFWIVAGSVGFGVFYALITFSSVFAPGWVVAATWQTTILAAPLVLLGFGRRVPLKALALTALIFAGVVLINLEQATESGLHEVLLGALPVLVAAFAYPFGNQLVWEARRGEKSFVPHIDHPAMDDPFCRVLLLTMGSLPLWLGLIAVTAPPAPSSGQLIQTAIVAACSGVVATSLFLVARNTAGSTAELAAADCTQSMEVVFSLAGEAVLLGHVLPGLMGWLGIGLTMGGLMLYITVQSRT, encoded by the coding sequence ATGTTTCGCATTATCCTGCTCGGCGTGCTCGCCGCCCTCTTTTTTTCATCCACCTTTGTGCTGAACCGGGCCATGAGCCTGGAGGGCGGGCACTGGGTCTGGTCCGCTTCCCTGCGTTATTTCTGGATGCTGGTCATGCTCTTCGGGTGGCTGGCGGCCACGGGCAAGGGGCGGCTGGCCGTGGACTCGGTCAGACTTTTTGTTCGCCACTGGGTGTTCTGGATAGTGGCCGGATCGGTCGGATTCGGCGTGTTCTACGCCCTGATCACCTTCAGTTCGGTCTTTGCCCCGGGCTGGGTGGTGGCGGCCACCTGGCAGACGACCATCCTTGCCGCGCCGCTGGTCCTGCTCGGTTTCGGGCGCAGGGTGCCGTTGAAGGCGTTGGCGCTGACCGCACTCATTTTTGCTGGTGTGGTCCTGATCAACCTGGAACAGGCCACCGAATCGGGACTGCACGAAGTTCTGCTGGGCGCGCTGCCCGTATTGGTCGCCGCGTTCGCCTATCCTTTCGGCAACCAGCTTGTCTGGGAGGCGCGGCGGGGGGAGAAATCCTTTGTCCCGCATATCGATCATCCGGCCATGGACGACCCTTTTTGCCGGGTCTTGCTGCTGACCATGGGGTCCTTGCCGTTGTGGCTCGGACTCATCGCCGTGACCGCGCCGCCCGCGCCTTCCTCGGGGCAATTGATCCAGACGGCCATAGTCGCGGCCTGTTCGGGAGTGGTCGCCACCAGCCTGTTCCTGGTGGCCCGCAATACGGCCGGGTCCACGGCCGAACTGGCCGCCGCGGACTGCACGCAGTCCATGGAAGTGGTCTTCTCCCTGGCGGGCGAGGCTGTTTTGCTGGGACACGTCCTGCCCGGCCTCATGGGCTGGCTCGGCATCGGGCTGACCATGGGCGGACTGATGCTCTACATCACGGTGCAGAGCCGGACCTAA